The nucleotide sequence GGGTCGCTCCCCCACACCGGTCGTCGCGGCCTCGCGCGGCCGTCCGCCGGGCAGCTTGGCGGCCAGCGGGGCGGTCTGATCCATACCGGTGCCGCGCCGCAGCCCGGTGAGGAACTCCCGGAGCGTCTCGACGGCGGTGTGCCGGGGCCGCCAGCCCAGTTCCTCCTGGGCACGGGTGGTGTCCATCAGCGGGAGCCGCAGGGCCGCGTCGAACAGCTGGGGCGAGGGAGGCAGCAGACGCAGATGCCAGGCCGTGGCCATGGCCGAGCGGGCGGCGACGCGCGGGATCCGCACCGTCCGTGCGTCGAGGAGGCCGGCCAGGGTCTCGCCGTCGACCGGCGGTTCGGCCGCGAGGTTGAAGGCGCCGCGCACCTGCCGGCCGAGCGCCAGGCGGTACGCCTCGGCGGCGTCGTCGGTGTGCAGGACCTGGAGGCGCAGCCCGGGCAGGTCGAAGACCGCGGGCAGGAAGCCGGCGCGGATCAGCCGCCGGGGCAGGAACGGCCCCATGAACAGCCGGCGCTGCTCGGCCGCCGCCTCCTCCTTGAAGAGGAAGCCCGGCCGCATCCGCACCACCCGGATCTGCGGATGCTCCCGTTCGAAGGCGTCGAGCACCCGCT is from Streptomyces hygroscopicus and encodes:
- a CDS encoding NAD-dependent epimerase; the protein is MGIKQGMRVVVVGATGNAGTSVVRALGEAPDIESIVGVARRVPNWSPPKTTWVRADIGRDAGAQADLVRHFEGADAVVHLAWLIQPSHRPAVTWDTNVLGSIRVFEAVARAEVPVLVYASSVGAYSPGPEDGRPVDESWPTHGWPEAAYCREKAYVERVLDAFEREHPQIRVVRMRPGFLFKEEAAAEQRRLFMGPFLPRRLIRAGFLPAVFDLPGLRLQVLHTDDAAEAYRLALGRQVRGAFNLAAEPPVDGETLAGLLDARTVRIPRVAARSAMATAWHLRLLPPSPQLFDAALRLPLMDTTRAQEELGWRPRHTAVETLREFLTGLRRGTGMDQTAPLAAKLPGGRPREAATTGVGERP